ctccaagtttccaacctctcattcaacacctatttttttttctagaagtcattattcaaaaataattatttattaaaaatttgatatttaaataactggaaggaaaaaaaaagttatcaacCATCCCTTTAATACATTTATGAATCTGTCATTGATGGAAGCTTAATTCTTTATGGATTGAGATCAAAGTGCATTTGACACTTATATTTCTACTATTTTCACTATCAATATTGcgttaattggttgtgaaaaaAAGATCCTTGTCCAATTAATAAGATCGTGTAATGCCTAATATATTCGTAATCATCTAATGGTTTAAtggtaaaacaattttttttttttttaaataggttaAACACCTATTACAATTGTGTAGAAATGCAATCTAACTAAAATAAACTAAGATTATGTGTTGACTAGAATTAGGTTTCAGAAGTCTAATACTTTTCGGTTATAAAAGATTACTAGAAATTTTAATATGTCAACAggtgaaaataaaacattccCATATATAATTGATTGTAAAATTACTAAACATTCTCGTAACAATAAACAATTTATTCCTAAAAAAGTTGAATAATaactcaaattttataaatttctgcAGGAATCATATTATTAAATCTTAATATCCCAttcccaaaaataaataatttagttgGAAATAAAGCAGTTTTTATTCCAAAAGCCGCCTATGCTTAATCATTCATAAACGTATAACGAGGTATCATCGGTTCATCGTTAGTTGAAGTATATGTGATTGTGTGTTATGGTATGCGAAATGTTTGGCAATTAGTAACAATAACGAATAATTGAAGAAAACCTCTTCACTTTCTTTATCATGCACATTCTACTAGATTAACATAGTGTACAAGTAAACTCTTCTAGTTTAAGCTATCATTACAAATTTCACTTCATTACATGAAAGATCTTTCACGTGTAATTTTACAATTGTAAATGTGTATCTTGATGGTTTCAGAGGTATATCagttcaaaatatatttaagacgTAAATATATACCATTTTATGTAGATGATTTATGATATGCGTTTATAAATAATGCACCAAGCTAGGTTGCAATTGAAAATAAGACTAATGCAATTTATTGGCACCTTGAAGAGACTTTTCAAAATCCTGCAGCTGACAAATGAAACCCTGATTGGGACCTGCTGCTGGTCGTATACTCCTTACATGTTGCAGAGCTTCAAAAAAGCTCATTCCACGAGTCTTCATCAGATATGCCACAACTATAGTCACACTGGAAGGTGCAACATTATTAGGATCACTTTTGTCCAGTTCATCATATGAAAAGGGAAATAACCAAAAGAGCAATGAAAATGCCAAGATCTTTTTTAAGAAGTTCAGATATGGGCATTAAAAAAGTAGTAAAATGCTGGCATGAGTTTCACGCAGAACTGAAGTTACGGAAGATAATTCATcactcttgaaattcaagcaCGTCCTTAATTCTCTACTTTTCATATGCTAACAAAGTTAACGTCTAAATTAGCTTCTTActgattaaaaatttgataGCATTTCACAAATGGAAGTcagaaaaataacaatttgatTCAACTCATGCTATATTGAGTTTTGAACTTCTATTTCACTGGGAGGATAGTCAATAACCTTGAAGCATGCActtttattattctttcaaattttcaatacatGAAACTGGAAAAATCCACACAAAAGAAGATTccggaaaaaagaaaagaataatgaagcagggaaaacaaataaatgataCCTATAATTTTCAAGGCTACAATCAATTTACAAATTTCAATATGAAAACAATTTCACATTTAGCACAACAGTCATATACTTAACTTCAAGACAGCAACACATATATGATAACAATACTTATTCAAAACTTCGTTTTCTTTTATCGACAAATGAtagttgttaatttgttagttttttgttaGTGGAGAGATTCAAACCCATGACCTCTTCCccctcccttctcccttcaccaccAAGACAAACTTTTAACTCTTTATTCAAAACTGTGACAATAGGTTTCATGAAATATTGTCATATAATTAGATACGTAGAGATATTTCACAAACAAAATGAAGATTAGTGTCATGCCCAGTTCAATCTTTGTTACAAAATCATACGCTTCACAGATGTTTACCAGACTTTTCAAGTAAAACTTGTTACTTCGACTCATGGGCATGCTATTTTCTATGTTATTACCAGTAGAGGAAAAAGGGTGAGCCTTGGAGCAACCTTACAGTAAGATTGATGCCTTATGACTTAGGGATCATGGGCCCAAATCCTAGAACTAGTTTCTCCACTTGTGGGATGTAAGGCTGTGTACATCTACCCTCTCCCCCACCCTTCAAAAGAGCCTTGTGCATTTGGCTACCTTTTATTAACTGGTATAGGAGCCAGCATCCAAAGGCTGTTGGATGATGAACTACACGTTACTTCTAGTTTTTTCTCTCTTGAGAAACAATACTCCAGATAATTTAAACCAGAACAcaaaaatgcatgaaattatCAAGAACAAGAGGTGATCACATGTAAACAACTAAACAAGAGAGAAAGGAATGGAAGTTACCTCCTGGATCTTCCAGCAAAACAGTGAACCAAAACACCTCCATCGTGTCTTTTGGCTTCATCAATAAAATCAAAACACTCATTGAAGTATTGTTTTAAGtcttcatcatctttgtcaacAACTGCCTCAATTTTTCCAACAAAACCATATCTTTAGTATGGATGCAGTACTAGATGCTCAAGGACAATAAGCATCATGCTGTCAGTTCATTCAGTAGTTTTAGTAAAATGCATATTAAAAAAAGCACGTGAAGCAATGTTACAAGCAACATGGTTCGCAAATGCGGTGCAGTCTCCTTTATTAGAAAACAATACTATATCATACCCAAGTCAGTTAAAAGACACTTGGCATTCAGAAATGTAACATTTCTGATATGAAGCCATCTGGTTCTATAAAACACAATTTCTAAGATACAAGAAACAAATTATTGTCCCCTAAAACTGTTAAGACCAAAACATGAAATATTTCAGAATTGCAAACACACAACTGTTATCCTAAAGGCTAAAGGCGCACAAAGTATACATGCTTCAATTCCAGCCACGAGTTTAATCCCATTTATAGTGAACTCAATTACAAGTCATGAAGCCCCTTTTGATAGCTATAAAATGAGATGCTCCCCAAAACCCAATCAGAATAGCCCTATATCAATGTCAAAATCCGTTTATTGATCATCAGTCAAACACATTTGTAGATCGACatgaaaagtaaataaaagtttgatttctaTGAAAATTATCATACCGTCTATAATTTTATAGACAAAATCGTGAGGATGTGCAGGTGGTATTCTACCAGCCACAGTCAAAACGTGAGTAATATTACAGTCTTTCAAAGCAGGCTTGTTAGCTGCAGTGGCAATCGAACCCAAATAGAGACCCTGCTTAATGCAAAACAATAATGGAATAACAGCCTTAACATAAAATGAATGCACTGAATCAACGTGAGGATTGTACCTCGTCGATTTTGCACGGAATATTGTCCTCTTTGTAGGATTGAAATAAATGCAAAACTCGCGCAATTGCTTCTACTTGCTTCTTCATGCAATTGTCAAATTGTTCCGTAACCGCTGATACCCTCTTACGATAACAGCGGAAGAATGTGATACAGAGCTTTGCGAGAAGAGAAGAACTCACCAACGAAGCGTGGAATTTGATTGCAGCGAAATAATTGCAGTGTCAAATAGAAACTGATTATTATTTtcgttttgtatttttttccttcctcttcgaaataaaaataatatatatatatatatatatatattgggccTCGATGGTAACGGGGCAGGATGGGCTAATGCGATAAGTCTCTGTGTTATTTTTCTTACacctaatatattttaagaaaaattaattttctttttttttttacttctgtgttacacataatatattatatcaaaattaagttTTACAAGTAAATTTATATgcgtattaaatatatattaaaaatcataatgttatatataatgatattaattatttttcaacataattaatttattaattcatttaattaaaatgacatGCTAATAATAGATTTAagaccaggaaaaaaaaatcttataaacaagaaaaatgatgaCAGTCTCTTAggaatattgataaaaaagattaaagcaaaaatatttttattaaaggatacaaaattatatcatttatgattatttatgtttttttataatttatatagtaaatatttttttaattttttaatcaatgccGTAAAAGATACTAACTAGCGAGCTCCTATAAATAATTCGCGAGACCAGGGCCATTAATGTGGATATGATCCTTAAGGAGTAGCGTTTATAAATTGCTcgtcaatttaaaaaatcaagatCAACTCTTAAGGAGGAACTAGTAGTCATCTTTTAACCCGTTAATTTTTTGAGGTTTGTGTTGTGAGTAGTATTATCTTTTCTTGACCAACTAAATGTTTTAGAAGAAGAATATTGAGAATACACCGCTCTATAGGAGGAGAGGAGAAGAGATTGACTTACGATATTTGATTCGCCATAAAGTCAATCTAACTtcaaaatcgaatctttcaacgTTGTGATTCGTCACATGATAGTTATCTTTGTTGTCACTTGAAATTGTACCTTTCACATCTTacaatattatcataatttttatgtCAATAAAGTCAATCCAACTTGTTGACAACAAAGATGTAAAAGGTACAATTTAGTTGTTCGCCAAACTAAGATTCTTTAATGTTGCGAATTGTATGTAAACATCGAGCGCAATACAGTTTCCACCCTAAAGCTTGAACCAAGACCTTATCAACCACAATATTATCCTCTGTCCCATTATTCACAATTACCATGTGCTACCCAAGACACTTTACCTTTATCCCAAcaagaacaaaatatatttgaatcaaACATATCTTATTTCACCCAACTTTTTTCTACCCCATTTTCCACCAACTTTTTTTACTCAACCATTTAACGCTACTGAGGATCTTCCACACACATACTTCAGTATCCTTGTAATAGAGCCTTTCTCATCAACCCAACCAAACGAGCTTGAGTTCACAGCATAGTCAGGCTTACCTAATGAAGAACTTGGTCCCTTTAGTGAGGACGAAGACGAAGTTCTTCACAATCAACCCTAAGAGGAAGATAATGAGGAAGAAGCCCGACCTGTCTCACCAATCACAACCGTACCACCATGCTTCATACCACCCCATATGCAAAATTTTGAAGAATCTTATTTTCAAGATTTTGAATACGGGCATAGCTTGAATCGTGAAGAAATCCAACATCCAGTGAGGACTCTCTTCGAAGGGATGCATTTCCTAACAAAATAAGATGTACAAAATGCTTTGTAGCAATATCATATGAGCAAAGGATCTAACTATAAGACACAACTATCAAATCCAACAAAGctaattatcatttataatgaCGATAATTGTGCTTGGAGGTGTAAGGCATCATACATCCTATCCTCCAAGCAATAGGAAATAAGAAAGCTCTAAGAACCCCACACATGTGTAAATCCTTCAATCTCACAAGATCATGCAAAGTTGTCGTATTCGTTGATTAGTAAAAGCATCCATAACCTAATCGAAAATGATCCATCAACTTCAGTGTCAATCTTGATAACACACATCAAAAGCATTGAAGGATACACCACCACATATTGCAAAACAGGGTTGGTAAAACAAAAAAGCTATTGAAGACATCTACGACAATTGGAAAAGATTATACCACGATCTATTGAGATTTTTGCAAGCTATGCAACAATTTCTTCTTAGTATGGTGGTGGAGAAAGAAACATTGTTAATGCCACCACAAAGAGGTCAATCAATAGAGGGTTTCATCACgttccatcatttttttttagtttcaaacTATGTATCGATGGGTTTCAATATTCCAAGCCCATAGTGCATGTCGATGGAACATGTTGTATAGTAAGTACAAGGAACCCTCCTTGTGGCAGTTGCATAGGATGACAATAATAAAATCCTTTCGAtaacctttgttgttgtcgagAATGAATCAGTAGGAGCATGATTGTTCTTCCTCCGAAACCTAAAAAGGCATGTCACCCCACAATATGATCTgtgttttatttcaaaaagcCACAAAGTCAATCAAAATTGTCTATTCAAGATGTGATAATGGGTGGGcgacacaaaattttgtgcatgTGTTCTGTATTCgacacattgcacaaaattacatTAGAAGGTACAAGAAAGACAAACAAAAGAGGTGAGAGAAGCTGCAACAATACTTGCATCTGACCAATTTTTTGCGAAAATACTAAACAAGGTCATTGAAGACACACTTAGAAAGGCAAACATTCACAATATTTTTGAGTTTGATCGACGCGACACATAGTTCTTGGTCCAAGGAACAATAAACTTGAGAGGGATTAGGCCCGTTGGAAATTTCACAGTCGGGTTGGATGAAAGGTGGCAAATTCCAAAAGTTACACATACATTGTTCTTATGTTGTTGCTGCTTGTAAGCATGATCATcatgaatataaaaattacatagATCCTATGTATATGTTGGAAAGTGTGTCCAACGCATATAGATGATTGTTTGGAGAATTGCGCAAAAAAGCCTATTGGCCACTATGTCACGAGCTAATGATTTCCCCTGACcccgaaaaaaaaagaagtactAAGAGTCGTCTTGTCTCCACTCGTATTCTCATAGAAATGGATATTCAAGAATTGGGTCAACCACATCGATGTTTTGTGTGTTGCATCGCAAGTCATAAAAAGAAAACTGTCCCTCATCGTGTAGGCTTAAACCAACAATGTTGAATGTATGccatattgtttttatttgtaaaatgttattgtattaatttaaatttaaatattttacttcaattgaatttttttttctatatttttaatcttcttTTAATTGTTTGCTACATGCTCCTTctctttttattatcatttacatttttttcacttatttttaataagctaaatgtttttattaaattaaattttgaaaatcaaatgaaattaattttatcattaacttaatttttttttctaatttaaaaagtgacttttaaaatttagtgtAATGCTACTCTCTTCTGAGTAATTCAAAACATTTGATATGTATAAATGTCATAAATGATATCatttcataagaaaaaatatttgatgaacATTTACAATGTTATTATCAACCATctagggagaaagaaaaaaataattataaaaaatataacttttataagatttatgatataataacaaaacaaacatgtaaaagaaaatatgttaaTAAGTAAGTAAAATAATGTAATGATTGAGTTTGGTCTATAATGggttatagattttattttcagctttgatttaatctatttaaaaatttaacttgatctattaatcaatttaaacatgtattttatattcaatttttacataagtgaagataaattatattcttttaaattaatatatatgtatatatatatatatatatatatatatatatatatatatatatatataaattagtaaactaaaaaaattaaaaaaaaacactcaatttttttaaaaatagttgcaacaaaaaaataaaataaaaaattattttagaaaaacaaaataaaaaaatgaaaaaaaactcCTGACCtacgttttttttaaaatgccttttttaataacaaaatatatgaatgaaaaagtacttatgtttttcaaaagtattttttttaataaaataaacaatttttttttcttataatctaATAGAAGTATTTTACGTTGGTTTGACCAATGTTAAACTTTTTGTGCATGGTATTACTTTAATATCAAGCATCCTTTGGATAAACATGTAGTTATCATCAGCTTGGTTGacactaaatttaaaaaataatattttacaacttaaaattggaaaaagaaaataaaagagagatgATAAATCGGTTTGCGGAGAATCAATTTCTTACTTATATACCATAGTAATTTGTATTATGAATGTAAATAATAGTTGATTTATATCATTtggataaataataattttttgtattatttatgtGAAAAATTTGAGAATGTGATGATAATagagacagaaaaaaaaaaagatgaaaaaagtattgtggaattaaaaaaaaaaaggaacacaCTACACACTCTCAGTACCTGTGAATCTGTGACGGAGTATACAAATGGCTTTTTCTTTTGGCCATGAGTTGCCTTATTTGAAAAGCGTGGGGACTGGACTCAGAGATTACGCGCATCATCGCTTTTgagtaatttatattatatggtCACATTTCCAGTAATCAAGATTAGATCTACTCTGCATCCATCTTCTATATAAGTCAGAAGTGAGAAGAATGAGTAATGCTACATATATACTACATCTTTCACAATGGCAACTTGTCCAGTTGCCCTAATAATccatttcttcctcttttcactGTTGTCTTCTTCATCCTCCCCATCGAGAAAGACCCTGCAACCCTTCAGTACTCAACTTCCATCGACATGGGTACCCCTCCACTCACACTGGATCTAGTCATCGACATCAGAGAACGCTTCCTATGGTTCGAGTGCAGCAACCACTCCAACTCCTCAACGCACCACCCTTTCCGATGTGGGACTAACAAATGCATGCAAGCAAGCCAAGGGCACTGCTTGCATTACCTGCACCAACCACACTCTTAAAACAGGATGCACAAACAACACGTGTGGTGTCGATCCATTCAACCCCTTGGGCGCGTTCTTCGTAAGTGGAGACGTGGATGAAGACATCTATCTTGTCCTCCGTCCACTTTACACGTGCCACGCTTCATTTCTGCATGTGTTGGGGTTGATGGCTTTCTGCAAGACCTCGCCAAGGTCAAGAAAGGGGTCTTGGGCCTTGCAAGGACTGCTATTTCCTTACCAACACAACTCACACTTTGTTTACCTTCAACTTCAAAGTATAACAATCTTTGATGATGATCCTTCCAGTGAGTACTTTATTGACGACAAGTCAATCAAGGTTGACGGCAAAATTGTCAACCTTAACACCTGCCTGCTTTCTATTGACAAACAGGGAAATGGGGGCAGCAAACTTAGTACCGTAGTTCCTTACACCAAGTTGCACACTTTAATATAGCAGCCTCTTGTGAACGATTTAGTAAAGAAAGCAGCGgttagaaaaataaagagagtGAATCGGTGGCACCATTTCGGGCGTGCTTCGATTCGAGAACCATCGGCAAGACCGTTACAGGACCGAATGTGTCAACGATTGATCTGGTTCTCAAGGGGGGATTTCAATGGAGAATCTATGGGGCCAATTCGATGGTCAAGGTTGCTAAAAATGTGCTATGCCTTGCATTTGTGGATGGAGGTTTTGGAGCCATGAAGTTCCATTGCAACTTCGATTGTCATTGGTGGGTATCAGATGGAGGACAATCTTTTGGAGTTTGATCTAGTTTCCTCAAAACTTGGTTTTAGCTCCTCCCTTTTACTCCACAATGCTAGTTGTTCCCACTTCAGAGTTGTTTGGCTTTTTCACTTTACTATCATTCAGCAAAGTTTGATTCATTTGGTGATGACCgatgaataaattttatttgccATTGTAATCGTATGGAATACGCCCTCATTTCACTCAAACTCAGTCTGTTGGGATAAACCAAACTTATTAAATTTGTTGTGTATTTCATTATAAACAGTAGTCAGTAAGCATTTTAGTTTCTTCCCATCCCACTTTTATATTAATCATTGTTTACCCTTACATAAAGTtactaagaaattaaaatagctCTTAATTTTTCTCAATATGAACCTTGTGAGGGAGGTTAGTTGTCACCTTAGCTAACCAACCTACTGCATAAGCTAAAGTACTTCACCATTTAACAGTTTTTAGCTGTGAGCTATGGTTTTGTATTGCTTAGTTAGTGTGGTCACTGTGATCCATGGATACAGGTATGCCATTTAGTGTTAAGTGAACTTAGTTTGCAATTGTCATTATTTGTTATCTTTTCTCTCCATCATCAATAAGAAAATACAGAGAacgttaaataattaaatccacggaatttttatatttacaatgGAAGCCAAAGTTTAATGCACAAGGACCAAGGAGCCTAGTATGACTGTAGAGGCAGGGAAATTACATGGGTCAACGGCCCATTCTGGTTTGGGTTTAGGGAAATTACCGTGgtcatacttttttttctaatcattagtaatagatatatattactttttgaatgcatacataaaatatttataaaaaagtaatatatatctATTACTAATgattagaaaattattaaattatttgtacttcattttaaattttatataataattggaagcaataaaaataaaatattaaaaatgtacatttaaatttgaaggtgatatttttaattatcaataaaaatgaaaaatctcaaatcaaataatttttattaataaatatagacACTAATCATTGATGCCCGTCAATCTAAATTCTTATCACCCTTAATCTATTGCGACAAtgaaacatatattttatatatgcacGTAACGTAGAACTGTCCAGCTAGTCTCAAAGCAAAAGCAAAAGCAAAGTTGTTAGCAGATGCCCTAGGAGTCTTGTTCCTGAGGCACTGAATTATATTTTCTGTTTctatcctttatttttatttctgctgcataaaaaacattaaaaaaaacacacatgaGGGAtacaaagtattaaataaaagattGCAAATGGGCTTTAACGATAAGGAATTAATTTAGtggaagagaagaatattacctTGGTCCTTCCCTAGCTAAAGGGAATGATTTGGGACGCGGCTGCCTGTAACTAGAGAAGATTAGATGTAAGGGGTGGATCATATTCCATCCGGAAAACGGTGTACCAACACCAACTGAGTGGCACACGTGCATACCCgtataaaaaagaaagcataTTTTACCCTATTAATCACACTCATGATATGATTatgttcaataaaattaattgttaaaatacaTGAAAAGTGTTAATACCTTGTTAGGTAACTTCCTTTATATAAAGTAATTGATAATTGGCTGTATCATAAATCTACAAGAATaacttttcctctcttttttccccccaaaaaattgttgttcaatcttctaattaatttatttcttgattCCATAAT
This region of Glycine max cultivar Williams 82 chromosome 7, Glycine_max_v4.0, whole genome shotgun sequence genomic DNA includes:
- the LOC100806191 gene encoding dual specificity protein phosphatase 1, whose translation is MKKQVEAIARVLHLFQSYKEDNIPCKIDEGLYLGSIATAANKPALKDCNITHVLTVAGRIPPAHPHDFVYKIIDVVDKDDEDLKQYFNECFDFIDEAKRHDGGVLVHCFAGRSRSVTIVVAYLMKTRGMSFFEALQHVRSIRPAAGPNQGFICQLQDFEKSLQGANKLH